The DNA window CCATGGCGCGCGCGCCCGCGAGCTGCATCGAGTAGAGCTGCGGGAAGGAGAGGAACTGCTCGGTGAGCAGCACGCCCGTGAGCATCCACCCGGCCCGGGTGAGGTGGGCGAGGCCGTCCGGTGTATCGATGGCGTCGAGCGCGCCGCGCATGATGAGGGGGCGGAGCATCGCCAGGAGCGCGGTGACGATGAGCAGCCCGAGCGAGAAGAGCAGGTAGCCCGCGTGGGGCTTGATGAAGGGCCAGAGGCGCAGGAGGTTGCGCGCGTCGTAGGCCTCGCCGAGCTTGGACTCTTCGTGGAAGCGGCTCAACGCCTCCTCGGTGCGGCTCGCGCGTGAGGACCTGCTCTGGGCCGCCGCGGTGGTCGCTGGTGTGCGCGGGCGCTGGGGCTCGGGGCTCACGCCGGTCACGCCATTTCCTGTGGTCACGGGACCTCCGTGGACGCGTCGGGTCCGCGCGAGGAGGAGGGGGGGGCGAGCGCCGCGAGGTCCTCCTCGATGCGCTGCTCCTCGGCGAAGGAGGCGTAGAGGCCGCCAGTGCGAGTCAGTTCGTCGTGCGTTCCGGTCTCCAGCACGTGGCCGTTGTCGAGGACGACGATCTGGTCACACCGGCGCGCGGCCGCGACGCGGTGGGTGATGAGGACGACGGTGCGGCGCGCAGCCTGGCGATCGATGGCGGCGAGGATGGCGGCCTCGGTCTTGGCGTCGACCGCGGAGAGCGGGTCGTCGAGGACGAGGATCGGTGGCTCGCGCACGAGGGCGCGGGCGAGGGCGAGGCGCTGACGCTGGCCGCCGGAGAGCTGTACGCCGCGCTCGCCGACGACGGTGTCGAACTGATCCGGCAAGGAGAGCACCTCGGAGAGGACCTGCGCTTCCTCGGCAGCGTGCTCGATGCGCTCGTGGGCCTCGGGGGCGTCGGGGTCGTCGAGGGCGTAGCCGATGTTCCTGGCGGCGGTGGTGGAGAAGAGGAAGGCGTCCTGCTGGGCGTAGCCGATGCTCTCGCGCACCGTTTCGAGGGGCAGTTCGCAGATGTCGGTGCCGTCGAGGAAGACGGCGCCCTTCGGCGTCGGCATCAGGCGAGCGAGCAAGGTGGCGATGGTGCTCTTGCCGGAGCCGGTGCGGCCGACGAGGGCGAGCGAGGAGCCCGCGGGCACCTCGAAGCTCACGCCGTCGACGACCTTGCGCTCACCGTACGCGAAGGAGAGGTCTTTCACGGAGAGGGCGCCGCGCACACGCTCGGGCGGCGGGAGCGGGCCTCCCACGACGTCGGGTACGGCCTCGTAGATCACCTTGAGGCGCGCGTAGCCGGCGCGGCCACGCTGCACGATGCTGGCGACGAAGCCGATGGCGAGCATCGGCCAGGTCAGGCGGAGGAGGGCGAGCCAGAAGGAGACGAAGTCGCCCTTGCTCATCTCCCCGGTGAGGACGAGCTTTCCGCCGTACCAGAACACGACGAGGATGCCGATGGAGATGGTCGCGCCCGCCATGGGGCCCATGAAGCCGCGCAGGCGGGCGAGGCTCAGGCCCTTCTCCAGGTAGTTCCTGTTGGATTCGTCGAAGGAGTGAAGCTCGGCCTTCTCGAGGGCGAAGGAGCGGACGACGCGCACGCCGGCAAGGCTGGCGAGGACGCGGTCGCTCATGCTGCCGAGGGCCTCCTGGTTCTCGCGGAGGCGGCTGAACATGTGCGTGGAGAACCAGCGGGTGATCAGCATGAGCGCCGGCATGCTGACCAGGGCGGCCGCGGTGAGCTTCACCGAGACGTCGAGCATGACGTAGAGGGCGCTGGCGAGGGCGAAGAGGGAGCCGACGACGTTGAGGACGCCGAAGCCGAGCAGGAGGCGGACCTGGCCGAGGTCGTTGGTCGCGCGGCTCATGATCTCGCCGGTGGGCATGCGGCGGAAGAAGGCCGGTCCGAGCTGGTGGAGGCGGTGAAGGAGGACGGCGCGCAGCTCGTACTCGACGTTGCGACCGCCGGTGAACATGGTGATGCGCGAGAGGACGCGGACGATGGCGGCGCTCACGCTGACGGCGAGCATCAGGAGCGCGGCCGTGGCCGCCACGTCGGGCAGCTTCTGCGCCGCCGCGTCGACGGCGTCCCGCACGAGGAAGTCGCGCTTGGCCATGAGAAACTGCTGGATGGCCAGGAGGACTGCACCGCTCAGGTAGAGGTGCAGGTTGCGGCGAAACTGGGCGGAGAGAGAGGTGGGGTAGTCCCCGGGATCGCGGTCTGCCGTCATGAGGGGTAGAGGGGGCCTCTACCGGGGCTTGCGAGAGGCCGGGAGGGGCGGGTGGCGGTGGGAGGTGCCCAGCACGGGGCGCTCCTGGGTTTCGTTGACGGGTTCGAGATCAGCGAGCTCCATGCGGGTGGAGAGGAGGCCGAGGAGGACACGCGCTCCCCCGCGACCATCGAGTTCGCCGATGACGCCGAGCTTGCCCTCGAAGGGGCCCCGAAGCACGCGGACATTCGCGCCTTTGTCGAGCGGGCCGCCGGTCGAGCCGCCGCTCGCCGCACTCGTCTGCGGCTGAGGGCGTGTCTCCTGCGGCTCCTTCGGTCTGTCCGGTTGCAGCGGTGCGCGTTCCGGGCGCGGCCCTGCGGGAGGGGTCGCCTTGCCCCCCTGGGGGGAGCTGGCTCCCTGGCGCGAAGCGGGGCGGTTGAGCTGAGGGCCGTCCTGGGGACGACGCGCAGGCTGCGGTCGCGGCGCGCCCGGTTTGTCGGCCGAGGCGGAAGGACGCGGTCCGATCGAGCGGAACAGGTTCTCCAGCGTGGGGCGTCGCGCAGGGAGCGACTCGTCGAGACGCGTCTTGGCTTGCTCCATCGAGCGCTCGCGGGCAGCCGTCTGCTCGGCACGCCAGCGCTCGTTCTCGGCCTCGAGCTCGGCGTGGGCGCGGGCGCGCTCCTGCTCGACGCCCTCGATCCGGCGGTCGAGGGCGAGGTGGTCGTTCTCGCGCGACCAGGCGATCAGGCGGTAGATCGGCGCGAGCGCGGTGAGGGCGTCTTCCAGCTGGCCGTCGAGGATGTCGGTGTGCTCGACCGCCGCCTCACGAGGCACGGTCCAGCCGAGCCAGAGCGGCTCTTGGCCGTCCGTCGCGCGCCGCAAGAGGGGCACGAGCGCCTCTTCGGTGAGGGCGCTGCAGGCCACGCGCTCGTCCCTGGCGCTGCCTGCGCCGACACGAAACTGATCCGGCAGCGCGCGCAGAGCGGTCGCCAGATCGGCGGGCAGGGTCGAGTCCGCCTCGTCGAGGCGCGCGCGGAGGTTCTCCAGGTCGACCTTGGCCTCGGGGTGCACGGAGAGGCCGATCTCGATGTCGTGGGCCGTGATGCGCAGCGCGAGAAAGACGTGCTGCCGTACAGCGCCGAACTCGTCGAACTCCGCGGCGATGGTTCTCCCTCGGGAGAGGAGCCGGTCCAGATCTTCTCTGGCCTTCTCGTCACGCCAGAAGAAGACCCACTGGCCGTCGACGCGGTAGCGGTTCCGGATCGAGGGGTGCTCGTCGGAGCCCTGGACGTCGACGGAGAAGCCCTGCTCGGCGAGCCGCGCCACGACACCACGCGCCCAGGTGAGGGCGCGCTGTTTGATGTCCATGCGAGGACGTGAGTAGGCCTTCGAGGTGGCTTTCGTCGGCGAGTAGGCGTCGAAGTCGCCGTCAGTGAGTCGCAGATTGGAAGAGCTCATGGCAGGGGCCCGCGTGACAGGGACGCGCGGCGCCAAGGTCTCCCACGGTTGGCCGAAGCATGGAAGCGCCCCGAATCGCCGGGGTGCCCCCTTGTCCCGTGAGGCTGTGGAGCCCCGTCACACCGACCGCGGGAAGGGCGCGGATGGTAGCTCGTGCCCTCGCGAAATCAAAGCCCGGTGGCTGCCTGTCCGACTCTTGACCCCCGGAGTGAGCATGTCACCGTAGCCGCCGTTCGATGTCCGGCTTCGCTGATCGTCAGCAGCGAGCATCCCACGGGGCGACGTGATGGAGGCCCCGTTCCCCTTGTCCACACGCCGAGAAGTCATGGCAGAGCACGAAGCGGCAGAGCACGAAGCGGCAGAGCACGTAGACGCGCCCGATCCGACGGCGCCTCTGGCACGCGAAGAGCAGGCAGCGCAGACAGAGCACGCAGGAGAAGCGATCGCGAGCGATCATGAGCCGCCGAGAGCCAGCCTGGGGGAAGGAGAGGTCGGCGAGGTCGAGGAAAACGAGGAAGAAGAGAACCGGGGCAATGTGCGCCGCTCTCCCGGCAAGGCAGATCAAGGGTTGCCCGACGGCGCCGAGCCCCACCAGTTCCGTGCGCCACGCACCACGGGGAATCCCAACGAGTACCGGAGCCCGATGGTGGCGGAGCGCTCCTCCGAGTCGGACGAGTACAGGAGCCCGATGGCGGTGGGACGGGGGGGTGCCCCTGACGGACGCCGGGGCCCGACGAGCAATTCCGCTGGCCATCGGGGCCCGATGGCGACGGGTCGAGGCGGTGCTCGGGGCGGTGCTCGCGGTGAGTACAGGAGCCCCATGGGCACCGGCCGCGGTGCGGGTCGAGGTGAATACCGGAGCCCGATGGTCGCAGGGCGACGCGGCGGGAGCGAGTACCGGAGCCCGATGATGACGGGCCGCTCGGGTGGAGACGCGGAGTACAGGAGCCCCATGGTGGGAGGTGAGCCTGCCCCGACGCCGCAAGTGCAACGCGGCGGGCGCGGTGGGCCTCCGGATCAAGGAGGGGCGCCGCGCGGACCGCAGCCCGTCAAGGGGAAGGGAAAGCGCGGCGGCGGTCAGGGCGCGGCGCGAGAGCGGGCGATGTTCCCGATCACCTGCGCGGGCTGTCAGAAGGCGGCAGAGGTGCCGTTCAAGCCGACGGAGGGACGCGAGGTGCTCTGTCAGGAGTGCTTCCGGGCACGCAAGCAGGAAGGTCAGGGGAGCTGACGGGCGCGCGAACTCGAGACCTGGGCCGATGACCTGAGGCGCGGCAGGCCTCGAAGGCCCAGGGTCAGAGGACGATCTCGCAGGCGAGGTCCGAGGTGAAGCCGATCTCGCCCGCCGTGATCGTGACCCGCACGCCACCGCCAGCGGCCTTGCGCGTCGTCTCCTCGACCATCCCCACGAGCCACAGCCTGAGGGCGAGCGAGGCGGGATCGAAATCACCAATGTGCAAAGACACCCTGCCCGTGGGTCCCGTGGCCACACGCCAGGAGCCGAAGGTGAAGAGGCGGGACCAGGTGTTGATGCCTCGCCGGATGATTCCCGTCACGTCGTTGGAGGGACGTGAGATGAGGGGGCGGACCAGGCTGTGGAGCTCGCCCATCACCGCGGTCCTGCCGAGATCGCGCCATCGCTCGAGGTCGCGCAGGACGAGCGAGGTCGCGAGCTCCATGTACACGTCGAGGGCTTCGAGGTCGTAGGGGACCATCGCGTTGATGGAGTCCTGCCGGAAGTCCTCGGCGTACTGACCCGGCATCTGGGTGACCACCTCGTCGCGGGCGCCCTTGCCGTACTCCTCGACGATGGACCGATCGACGCTGCGCAGCACCGGGCCGCGGACCTGATACTGGTTGCGGAACCTCGCCGGGAACGGCCGCACCGGCGTGGTGTTCGGGCGGCGCGTCGCGGCCTTGATGCGTGGGCTGATGTCGGCGCTGCGCATGGTCGGCTCTGCGACGCGAAGCCCGAGGTCGGCGCTGCGCATGGTGGGGAGCGGATCGACGCGCGGGATCTGTACCGCCGCCGCTTCGTTGCGCGCACGCAAGGCGTCCGAGAGGGAGGCCCCCGGGGCGGCACGCACGGGCTCGGGGGCGCGCGGTGGCACGGAGTCGCTCTGGCGGGGGCTGGTGGAGAGCACGGCCGCCGGTGGCACCCGCACCATCTGCGGGATGTCCAGGGGGAAGCCATGCCGCAGGCGATCACGGGAAGAGGAGAGCCGGTCCGGCTCGGGCGCGTTGACGGCGCCCGGGCTCGCGTTCGTGCCCTGGCTCAGCGCCATGCGCCGCTGAACGTTGATGATGCGCCCGAGCGCAGCGGCGCGTCGGCCCGCCTCCGGAATGGCACGCTCCAGCTCACGGACGACGTCGGAGGCGAGCTGGAAGCGCTTCCCTGGTTCCTTGTTGAGGAGCTTGTGGATGATTGCTTCGAGCTTGGCGTCGACGGTCACGCCCGCCGCCGCCAGCCTGGGGACCTCCGCGTTCACCACGCGGTAGGCGGTGGCCACGGCTGTCGGGGCACGGAAAGGACGGTTGCCCGTGAGCACCTCGTACATGAGGACGCCGAGCGAGAAGAGATCGCTGCGCCCGTCGATGGGCTGGTCGCCCATGGCCTGCTCGGGCGACAGGTAGTCCGGTGTCCCGAAGACGACGCCCGTGCGCGTGAGCGAGGGGCCCTCGGCGTCGAGCATCTTGGCGATGCCGAAGTCGAGCAGGCGCACCACGGCTTGATTTCGACCAGGGTCGAAGGCGATGAAGATGTTCTCGGGCTTGAGATCGCGGTGCACGATCCCGGCGCGGTGGGCCGCGTCGAGCGCTTCGAGCACCGGGATGGCCACACCGACGGCGGCGTCGACCTCGAGCCGCCCGAAGCGCGCGAGCGCCATGCCGAGCGACTCGCCGTCGAGGTGCTCCATGACGATGTAAGGCCCCTGGTCACCCACGCCCGCATCGATCACATCGACGATGTTCGGGTGGCGGATCCGGTTGACCGCCTGGGCCTCCTGAAAGAAGCGGGTCGAGAGCTCGCGGTTGTCGGCGAGTTCGGGGTGCAGGAACTTGATGGCGACGCTCCGACCTGCGAGCACATGCTCGGCGCGGAAGACGTCGCCCATGCCGCCACCGCCGATGCGCTCCGCCAGGCGATACTTGCCGTCCACGAGCAGACCGGGGGTCGGGGGTCGGTACGCCATCTGCTAACAGCGGGGACGAGAGCCGCATTCATGGTCCCGGGTACCCGTGCCAATGTAAAGTCCCGCCATCACCAGGGTCCTCGGTCCACCGCGGGAGAGGTTACCTCTCCGGAGAGCCGGCCACGAGGAAAGACGGCGGTGGCGCGCAGAAGCCGCTACCGCCCGGCGCGCATCGCGCTGGGGAAGAGGGCTCAACGGCACCGTCCGTGGGCAGGATCACGGTCCAGAAGGCTGTGGGGTGGCTCCGAACGCTGATCACCGTGGGCCAGCGCTCAGGCGGCGCGGAGGGCGACCAGCTGGAGGGCGATCTCCACGAACCCTCGCCCCATGGGAGAAGATGCAACGAACCGGGGG is part of the Chondromyces crocatus genome and encodes:
- a CDS encoding ABC transporter ATP-binding protein; the encoded protein is MTADRDPGDYPTSLSAQFRRNLHLYLSGAVLLAIQQFLMAKRDFLVRDAVDAAAQKLPDVAATAALLMLAVSVSAAIVRVLSRITMFTGGRNVEYELRAVLLHRLHQLGPAFFRRMPTGEIMSRATNDLGQVRLLLGFGVLNVVGSLFALASALYVMLDVSVKLTAAALVSMPALMLITRWFSTHMFSRLRENQEALGSMSDRVLASLAGVRVVRSFALEKAELHSFDESNRNYLEKGLSLARLRGFMGPMAGATISIGILVVFWYGGKLVLTGEMSKGDFVSFWLALLRLTWPMLAIGFVASIVQRGRAGYARLKVIYEAVPDVVGGPLPPPERVRGALSVKDLSFAYGERKVVDGVSFEVPAGSSLALVGRTGSGKSTIATLLARLMPTPKGAVFLDGTDICELPLETVRESIGYAQQDAFLFSTTAARNIGYALDDPDAPEAHERIEHAAEEAQVLSEVLSLPDQFDTVVGERGVQLSGGQRQRLALARALVREPPILVLDDPLSAVDAKTEAAILAAIDRQAARRTVVLITHRVAAARRCDQIVVLDNGHVLETGTHDELTRTGGLYASFAEEQRIEEDLAALAPPSSSRGPDASTEVP
- a CDS encoding KOW motif-containing protein, with the translated sequence MSSSNLRLTDGDFDAYSPTKATSKAYSRPRMDIKQRALTWARGVVARLAEQGFSVDVQGSDEHPSIRNRYRVDGQWVFFWRDEKAREDLDRLLSRGRTIAAEFDEFGAVRQHVFLALRITAHDIEIGLSVHPEAKVDLENLRARLDEADSTLPADLATALRALPDQFRVGAGSARDERVACSALTEEALVPLLRRATDGQEPLWLGWTVPREAAVEHTDILDGQLEDALTALAPIYRLIAWSRENDHLALDRRIEGVEQERARAHAELEAENERWRAEQTAARERSMEQAKTRLDESLPARRPTLENLFRSIGPRPSASADKPGAPRPQPARRPQDGPQLNRPASRQGASSPQGGKATPPAGPRPERAPLQPDRPKEPQETRPQPQTSAASGGSTGGPLDKGANVRVLRGPFEGKLGVIGELDGRGGARVLLGLLSTRMELADLEPVNETQERPVLGTSHRHPPLPASRKPR
- a CDS encoding CxxC-x17-CxxC domain-containing protein, whose amino-acid sequence is MAEHEAAEHEAAEHVDAPDPTAPLAREEQAAQTEHAGEAIASDHEPPRASLGEGEVGEVEENEEEENRGNVRRSPGKADQGLPDGAEPHQFRAPRTTGNPNEYRSPMVAERSSESDEYRSPMAVGRGGAPDGRRGPTSNSAGHRGPMATGRGGARGGARGEYRSPMGTGRGAGRGEYRSPMVAGRRGGSEYRSPMMTGRSGGDAEYRSPMVGGEPAPTPQVQRGGRGGPPDQGGAPRGPQPVKGKGKRGGGQGAARERAMFPITCAGCQKAAEVPFKPTEGREVLCQECFRARKQEGQGS
- a CDS encoding serine/threonine-protein kinase; the encoded protein is MAYRPPTPGLLVDGKYRLAERIGGGGMGDVFRAEHVLAGRSVAIKFLHPELADNRELSTRFFQEAQAVNRIRHPNIVDVIDAGVGDQGPYIVMEHLDGESLGMALARFGRLEVDAAVGVAIPVLEALDAAHRAGIVHRDLKPENIFIAFDPGRNQAVVRLLDFGIAKMLDAEGPSLTRTGVVFGTPDYLSPEQAMGDQPIDGRSDLFSLGVLMYEVLTGNRPFRAPTAVATAYRVVNAEVPRLAAAGVTVDAKLEAIIHKLLNKEPGKRFQLASDVVRELERAIPEAGRRAAALGRIINVQRRMALSQGTNASPGAVNAPEPDRLSSSRDRLRHGFPLDIPQMVRVPPAAVLSTSPRQSDSVPPRAPEPVRAAPGASLSDALRARNEAAAVQIPRVDPLPTMRSADLGLRVAEPTMRSADISPRIKAATRRPNTTPVRPFPARFRNQYQVRGPVLRSVDRSIVEEYGKGARDEVVTQMPGQYAEDFRQDSINAMVPYDLEALDVYMELATSLVLRDLERWRDLGRTAVMGELHSLVRPLISRPSNDVTGIIRRGINTWSRLFTFGSWRVATGPTGRVSLHIGDFDPASLALRLWLVGMVEETTRKAAGGGVRVTITAGEIGFTSDLACEIVL